Part of the Ziziphus jujuba cultivar Dongzao chromosome 8, ASM3175591v1 genome is shown below.
attttatgtatgtatttaACCCCCATAATTTAATCAtagtgtatctatatatatgtttagtgTTGTAGTACTTCTTGTCTCTATGCTAATCTTCCTTTCTGAAACCAATTATAATACTGGTTAATTTCAAGCATCCAAAGACATGTGTGCTGGCATTAGTAAATATTTTCAAGCtaattaatataattgaaaagtGTAATGGATTATGTACATGCATGTGGTCCAGTTGAAGATCATGATGAGTTTGGAGATAGAAATTGTTTTACCACCACATTCTGAACAGAAAGTGGACACAAGAAAAATGAATGAAGCTGAgagtaaggaaaagaaaaaagatgaaataCAAGTTGAAGAAAACGAAGAAGCCGACTGGAAACAGCTTGAAAAGATGGTAATGGTATCATCAGACAAGAAGAAGCTGTATAAAAATGAAGGACATTTTGGAAATATGGTGAAGGATTTCTCCAATGTCAATTCACTGGTATCATCAATAATAGCTGCCGCCACTTTTGCGGCCCCTTTCGCAATGCCCGGTGGTTACAACGACCAAGGGCTACCAGTTCTCTACCAAAGTGAAGCATTCAAATGGTTTCTATTTTATGATCAATTGGCTTTTGTTGTATCTTCTAGTTCCTTGTTGTTCCACCTTTTTCTCGTGGTTTGTGGAAGAATATTGGCAGTCACTATACTCCCAGTTGTTTGGACAGTATATGTTACAGAGATCTCACTTTGCATGATGATTCTTGCTTTCGAGCAAGGTATAAAGACAGTCATCCCTAGAACAGAAAACCACAACATCTTCAAGGTCAACTATTATGTTCCTGGCAATGGTATTAGCAACTTGTCTACAGGCGTCCTCTTCttgcttttttttccttttatgttaCTGCTCGTGTTACTAGCAAAAGCCAGAAGATTTGAGCCTCGCAACAGTGTCAGAAGTCGTTTTGGACTCTGGAGTTGAAACATTATAGTTAAATTCAAATTGCATATCAATGTTGGAACTCCCTATGTATTGTATTTGCTATGCTGGATATTGTTAAGTACTTCCAATGAACTCCACTATTAGTTTTATGATAATTAGCGCTGCCTTCAAtttggttttaattaattaataatgccttttttttttaaattgcactTTTTTTTATCTAGTTTGGAAAAAAAGCGCTGCAATTTCATAGCAATTCTAATTAAGATTGtcgaaaaaaattagaaaaaaaaaccaaagaaaagaccgagaggaaagaaaatttaaaaagaaacgaTATTTCtaaaaagagaattaaaatttattaaataaaagcaCCAGAAGATGTTGAAATTCATATTTGAGCAAATGCAAAAGAGAGTGAACGAATAGTAATATTTTATGGAATGAATACTTCACACTTGTATTGATACCATTCAGTTTTGATTGTTTACAAACTTACAGAATATTCAAAACTTTGCACTTAGCTAACAAGACTTTTGAAAGTGTTACTTATTATCACCTTGCGCTGTTTTACATACACATCTTGTTTGggcaaaaaaaatatcatttttttaaaattaatatttccaaTTTATTGGAGTATTATTATTGAGAGATTAATTAATTGGGAGTGGTCCCACATTAATTGAAGATTAAATGGTCATGCAATTGTCACATGTATAAATTGAGATTTTGAAGTTGGAGTTTCGGCAAAATGTCACACATTGAAAGTGCATGAAGTATTTGGCCATTTTCTCTTATATAAATTGAAGCTCCATTGGCTTTGAAGTGATCTCGACACATCTCTACTACAGCTACAAGACCTTAGACTAATTAGTTTATTCTCTTTAGAATTTACTTTCTCTAGTTTATTGttcttagttgtttttagttgaaattttgattttaaaagtcctttaatcattaaggcaatcggatcttgtaagattatttttgttctccaataatcaatacaatcGTTTGAGGAGTTTAATTCATTTggtgcactttttttttttatttctttgaactgtTACAGGTTTGAAATGGCATGCTCGCAAATTTAGGAGACGACAGATTGTTGAAAATTTTCTGACTTTATTCCAACATGTCTTTTTGGCATGTCCGATGGGACtacacaaattttaaattgaagatAATGATTCAGACTCGATCAAGGTTTTTGGAGTCCGACACCCGTAACAACAACAAAGAGAAAGAAGTTGGCAAGACTCTCGATTCGATAGAGATGTCTACCCATGAGTCGATCTGTTAGCTATCCCGAGATCTGAAGGAAGGACAAAGGAAGATGGAAGCATATTAGGAGACTCACCAACAATGCTGGAAGGCATTATGAATTTGTTGCATCAACAATTGCAAGTTACTCAACCCTCGTCGAGTGGCGCAAGGCCATTTACTGGGCAAGAATAATAGTTGCAGGCCTTTTCAGCCTTACTTGAAGGTAACATGGCAAGAACCGATGCACCAGCTGTTCCAGCGAGAACAAATGGAAGTAAAGGAAGGATAGTCATGCCAGAACAACAACCTTATATTTCCCTACCAGCTCGGCACCCAATTTATGGTGGAGGACCAACCAAAAACCAAGGCCAGAATGTTAGAAATGGCCGGGAAGAACAGATTGTACTAGCCTTTCAGGCCGTACCACATCTAGTGCGGGCTTTTCAAGCAGCACCTTATGGCATGCAGGCCCCTCAGGCCGCAAATAATGTTAACAGAGGAAGGGCAGACATTCAGCCCCATATTTTGCCACCTGTCCAAAATCAAGGTCATGGTGGGGGGCATGCTAaacaatttggccaaaactttctaTATGGCCAAAATGAAGATCATCACCACCAGGCCGACTAGCACGGCCCGACATGGAGACACGAGCATAATGTCCAAAACTGGATACACAATGGCCAGGGCATGGATAGGGAGGCCGTTGAGACCATCATCCAGGAAAAGATCGGCCCTGCATTCAGAAGAATTGGCCGACCATCCTATAAAAGGCCTTCCCTAGAGGCTATTAATCGGATAGAATTTCCAAGGGGATTCAGGTTTCCTGAATTCACCTTGTTTTTGGGTGAAGAGAATCAATCCACTGTGGAGCACATAGGCCACTTCACTATTCAATGTGGAGAAGCTGTGGCCAATGAATTCTTAAAGCTCCGTCTGTTTGCTAACTCTTTGACAGGTTCTGCTTTCTCATGGTACATCAACCTGCAACCAAACTTGATCCATAGGTGGCAAGAATTAGAGCAGAAATTCCATGAACAATTTTACAGGATTGAGCAAGAGATCTCTACGGCTGATTTGTCACGTTTGCGTCAGATGGAAGGAGAATCAGTGGAGAACTTTATTACTTGGTTCAAAAGGGCAAG
Proteins encoded:
- the LOC132804980 gene encoding uncharacterized protein LOC132804980, coding for MDREAVETIIQEKIGPAFRRIGRPSYKRPSLEAINRIEFPRGFRFPEFTLFLGEENQSTVEHIGHFTIQCGEAVANEFLKLRLFANSLTGSAFSWYINLQPNLIHRWQELEQKFHEQFYRIEQEISTADLSRLRQMEGESVENFITWFKRARIRWHLDIPEREFVKLAQSVLGYNLRKKFDGTEFHDLFEIVSRASRYEGILKEDYQRKNSSRGSYYRDPNTEIYSVEVGDQGIKDVSIEIDATEVVATRPYVCKALAKPTRNQRIPHLVMDIKKNWLELEKVYSFDISKVD